The following are encoded in a window of Phaseolus vulgaris cultivar G19833 chromosome 3, P. vulgaris v2.0, whole genome shotgun sequence genomic DNA:
- the LOC137839084 gene encoding uncharacterized protein, whose translation MESSTNANSVNNPKNPSSPYYLHLGENPGMILINIQLNGANYHTWSRAMKRALLSKNKLKFIDESLNMPKQGTSFYEAWERCIVMVISWITRAIDEQIAQSTIYIENVVELWEDLKERFSKGDHFRIFDLLQEVHSMKQGERSVSGFFTNLKILWEELESLRPFHNPFVR comes from the coding sequence ATGGAGAGTTCAACAAATGCCAATAGTGTTAACAATCCTAAGAATCCTTCCAGCCCCTATTATCTTCATCTAGGAGAAAACCCAGGCATGATCTTGATAAATATACAACTCAATGGTGCAAATTACCATACGTGGAGCAGGGCTATGAAACGGGCATTATTGTCCAagaataaattgaaattcatTGATGAGTCTTTGAATATGCCGAAGCAAGGAACATCTTTCTATGAAGCATGGGAGAGATGTATTGTCATGGTGATCTCATGGATCACACGTGCGATTGATGAACAGATTGCACAGAGCactatatatatagaaaatgtTGTGGAACTATGGGAGGATTTGAAAGAGAGGTTTTCGAAAGGAGATCATTTTAGGATCTTTGATCTTTTGCAAGAAGTTCATTCAATGAAGCAAGGAGAAAGGAGTGTCTCTGGATTTTTTACAAACCTGAAGATTCTATGGGAGGAACTTGAGTCATTGAGACCATTCCATAATCCATTTGTGAGGTAA